Below is a genomic region from Paraburkholderia sp. BL23I1N1.
CGCATTGGCGTGGCTCACATTCCACTCATGATGCAGCGTCATCGATACGGTCCGACAGGTCCCGTTTTCCGATATCGACGTATGAAATCAAACGATATTTCGCGTTAGCATGTCACGCATTAATGCATAACAAAGGAATATCACATGCCATTTGACGAGCGCATGCTGAACGGCATGGGCGTGCTGACCGCGATCGTCGACTGCGGCAGTTTTGCGGCGGCAGGCGTTGCACTCGACATGTCGCAATCCGGGGTCAGCCGTTCGGTTGCACGGCTTGAAGCACGCCTTGGCATTCGGCTATTCGATCGCACTACCCGCTCGGTCACGCTGACTGACGAAGGCCGGCGCTTTTACGAACAGATCGTGCCGCTGCTCGGCGGACTCGAAGAAGCGGCTGCTTCCGCGGCTGAGGGCGCCACTGCGGTTCGCGGACGTTTGCGCGTGAACATGGACCCGTTCTTTTCGCGTCTCGTACTGGGGCCGAGGCTCGGCGGCTTCATCGATAAGCATCCCGATCTGCAGCTCGAGTTGGTCACGCGCGATCAGTTGGGCGATATGGTCGCCGACGGTTTCGACCTTGCGATCCGTTTCGGCGATCCGCCGGTGTCGACGTTGATTGCACGCAAGCTGCTCGACACGCGCATTCTGACGGTGGCCGCGCCCTCGTATCTGAAGAAGCATGGGCATCCGGCGAGCCCGGCCGAAC
It encodes:
- a CDS encoding LysR family transcriptional regulator, translated to MPFDERMLNGMGVLTAIVDCGSFAAAGVALDMSQSGVSRSVARLEARLGIRLFDRTTRSVTLTDEGRRFYEQIVPLLGGLEEAAASAAEGATAVRGRLRVNMDPFFSRLVLGPRLGGFIDKHPDLQLELVTRDQLGDMVADGFDLAIRFGDPPVSTLIARKLLDTRILTVAAPSYLKKHGHPASPAELEDGKHMCIKFRDPLTGYPFSWAFHRGRKKIVTTPQGRLTVNDVGTLHTVCTAGQGIAQILALGAESLLANGKLVELFPDWGDEVYPLYALYPSRHHPPAKVRAFFDFIMSLTGGAGRAPGGNPQLE